One Robbsia sp. KACC 23696 DNA segment encodes these proteins:
- a CDS encoding ammonium transporter: MRKFLLGILMAGSLLGAAVAPAVAQDAASAASAPSAATTTAAPASTPSAAPDAGSGTPAAAAASGASAPAAAAPAAPTEPFSVDASKISGGDTAWMLTSTALVLFMTIPGLALFYGGMVRKKNVLATMMQSFAICCAITIVWMVLGYTLAFTPGSGFLGNFSRAFLSGMTYAKSADGSTVTETVSHLAPTIPESVYMMFQMTFAIITPALITGAFADRMKFSAMLVFSVLWSVIVYAPLAHMVWEPTGWLAASGVLDFAGGTVVHINAGIAGLVAALVLGKRIGYQREIMAPHNLVLTLVGAAMLWVGWFGFNAGSAVAADGRAGMAMATTQIATAAAALAWIFAEWISHGKPSALGLASGAVAGLVAITPAAGFVNPTGALIIGLVAGVVCFWGSTWLKNKMGWDDSLDAFGVHGIGGIIGAVLTGVFVQPSIGGLDGNVLTQIKGVVTTLVYSGVLTFVLLKIVDVIIGLRVTEDEEREGLDVSLHGEHVE, translated from the coding sequence TCGGCACCGTCGGCGGCAACCACCACGGCCGCTCCGGCCTCGACCCCATCGGCAGCGCCCGATGCGGGATCCGGCACGCCGGCAGCGGCAGCAGCATCGGGCGCTTCGGCTCCGGCGGCGGCTGCTCCGGCCGCACCGACCGAGCCGTTCTCCGTGGATGCATCGAAGATTTCGGGCGGTGACACGGCCTGGATGTTGACCTCGACCGCGCTCGTGCTGTTCATGACGATCCCGGGTCTGGCACTGTTCTATGGCGGCATGGTCCGCAAGAAGAACGTGCTGGCGACGATGATGCAGAGCTTCGCGATCTGCTGTGCGATTACGATCGTCTGGATGGTGCTGGGCTATACGCTGGCGTTCACGCCGGGTAGCGGCTTCCTCGGCAACTTCTCGCGCGCCTTCCTGAGCGGCATGACGTACGCCAAGTCGGCGGACGGTTCGACGGTTACGGAAACGGTCAGCCACCTGGCCCCGACGATTCCGGAATCCGTCTACATGATGTTCCAGATGACGTTCGCGATCATCACGCCGGCGCTGATCACCGGTGCGTTCGCCGATCGGATGAAGTTCTCGGCGATGCTGGTGTTCTCGGTGCTGTGGTCGGTTATCGTCTACGCGCCGCTGGCACACATGGTCTGGGAACCGACGGGTTGGCTGGCTGCATCCGGCGTGCTCGACTTCGCCGGCGGTACCGTGGTGCACATCAATGCCGGTATCGCCGGTTTGGTGGCGGCACTGGTGCTGGGCAAGCGGATCGGCTATCAGCGTGAAATCATGGCACCGCATAACCTGGTGCTGACGCTGGTCGGTGCGGCCATGCTGTGGGTGGGCTGGTTCGGCTTCAACGCAGGTTCGGCAGTGGCAGCGGATGGCCGTGCCGGTATGGCCATGGCGACGACGCAGATCGCGACGGCCGCAGCAGCATTGGCCTGGATCTTCGCCGAGTGGATTTCGCACGGTAAGCCTTCGGCACTGGGTCTGGCGTCGGGTGCTGTCGCCGGTCTGGTCGCCATCACGCCGGCCGCTGGCTTCGTCAATCCGACGGGCGCGCTGATCATCGGTCTGGTTGCGGGTGTCGTCTGCTTCTGGGGCTCGACCTGGTTGAAGAACAAGATGGGCTGGGACGACTCGCTGGATGCGTTCGGCGTGCACGGTATCGGCGGCATCATCGGTGCGGTCTTGACGGGCGTGTTTGTTCAGCCGTCGATCGGCGGCCTGGACGGCAACGTCCTGACGCAGATCAAGGGCGTCGTCACGACGCTGGTCTACAGCGGTGTGCTGACCTTTGTCCTGCTGAAGATCGTCGATGTGATCATCGGGCTGCGCGTCACGGAAGACGAAGAGCGCGAAGGTCTGGATGTCTCGCTGCACGGCGAACACGTGGAATAA
- the gshA gene encoding glutamate--cysteine ligase gives MVPHLVTALNGPLLELERKILDATPAIERWFRLEWQEHTPPFYCSVDLRNAGFKLAPVDANLFPGGFNNLPPEMIPLAVQAAMAAIEKICPDAKNLLLIPEGGHHSRAYLENLAQLSSIMRQAGLNVRIGSLDDDLMDPMTVTLPDGQTLVFEPVQRMPRRLGMQNFDPCSILLNNDLSGGIPRVLENLNEQYLLPPLHAGWAVRRKSNHFACYDDVVKRFAKVVDVDPWMLNPYFAKVGDVDFQERIGEERLADAIDAVLKKVAKKYREYGIGEKPYVVVKAAAGTDGNGVMTVHDASEVAALSKRERNKMATGKEGIAVHDVIVQEGVPTFERVKDAVAEPVVYMIDRYVVGGFYRVHQNRERDENLNAPGMQYVPLSFESAAMPDPHAASAAPPNRFYLYGVVARLSLLAASIELEKTDPEAIQV, from the coding sequence ATGGTTCCGCATCTTGTTACCGCGCTGAACGGTCCCTTGCTCGAATTGGAACGTAAGATCCTCGATGCCACGCCGGCTATCGAGCGCTGGTTCCGCCTCGAGTGGCAGGAGCACACGCCGCCGTTCTATTGCTCGGTGGACTTGCGCAACGCCGGCTTCAAACTGGCTCCGGTGGACGCCAACCTTTTTCCGGGTGGCTTCAATAATCTGCCGCCCGAGATGATTCCGCTGGCCGTTCAGGCCGCGATGGCCGCGATCGAGAAGATCTGCCCGGACGCCAAGAATCTGCTGCTGATTCCGGAAGGCGGCCATCACAGTCGCGCCTATCTCGAAAACCTTGCGCAGTTGTCGTCGATCATGCGGCAGGCGGGCTTGAATGTCCGCATCGGCTCGCTCGACGACGATCTGATGGATCCGATGACGGTCACTTTGCCGGACGGGCAGACGCTGGTGTTCGAGCCGGTACAGCGCATGCCGCGCCGTCTGGGCATGCAGAATTTCGACCCTTGCTCGATTCTGCTGAACAACGACCTGTCGGGCGGGATCCCGCGTGTTCTCGAAAATCTGAACGAGCAGTACTTGTTGCCGCCGTTGCACGCCGGTTGGGCCGTGCGCCGCAAGTCGAACCATTTCGCTTGCTACGACGACGTGGTCAAGCGCTTCGCGAAAGTCGTCGATGTGGACCCGTGGATGCTCAATCCGTATTTCGCGAAGGTCGGCGACGTGGATTTCCAGGAGCGGATCGGGGAAGAACGCCTTGCGGATGCGATCGATGCCGTCTTGAAGAAGGTCGCGAAGAAATACCGCGAATACGGCATCGGCGAGAAGCCCTATGTGGTCGTCAAGGCCGCGGCAGGAACCGACGGCAATGGCGTGATGACGGTCCACGATGCGTCCGAAGTGGCTGCCCTAAGCAAGCGCGAGCGCAATAAGATGGCAACCGGCAAGGAAGGCATCGCGGTCCATGACGTGATTGTCCAGGAAGGCGTACCGACGTTCGAACGCGTCAAGGATGCCGTCGCCGAGCCGGTGGTCTATATGATCGACCGCTATGTGGTGGGCGGTTTCTACCGTGTGCATCAAAACCGCGAGCGCGACGAGAATCTGAACGCGCCGGGCATGCAGTATGTGCCGCTGTCGTTCGAGAGCGCCGCGATGCCGGATCCGCACGCCGCGTCGGCCGCCCCGCCGAACCGGTTCTACTTGTACGGGGTCGTGGCGCGCTTGTCGCTGTTGGCGGCCTCCATCGAACTCGAAAAAACCGATCCGGAAGCCATTCAGGTCTGA